From a region of the Eulemur rufifrons isolate Redbay chromosome 7, OSU_ERuf_1, whole genome shotgun sequence genome:
- the LOC138386213 gene encoding olfactory receptor 5H17-like gives MEKENATLLTEFVLTGLTHQPDLKIPLFLVFLMMYFITIIGNLGLITLICNDPHLHIPMYLFLGNLAFVDTWLSSTVTPNMLVNIFTKSQMMSLSECMVQFFSFAMSLTTECFLLAAMAYDRYVAICKPLLYPVIMTNKLCIRLLVLSFLGGFLHASIHVGFLFRLTFCNSNIVHHFFCDIIPLLKISCIDCSINYLLVYTFAGSIQAFTILIVLVSYTSVLFTILKKKSVKGIRKAFSTCGAHLLSVFLYYGPLLFVSVLPASLQSNDRDMIDSLFYTVIIPFLNPIIYSLRNKQVINSLKKTLKRKI, from the coding sequence atggaaaaagaaaatgcaacatTGCTGACAGAGTTTGTTCTCACAGGACTTACACATCAACCAGATTTGAAAATCCCCCTATTCCTGGTATTCTTGATGATGTATTTCATCACCATCATAGGGAACCTTGGTCTGATTACTCTCATCTGTAATGACCCTCATCTTCACATCCCCATGTACTTATTCCTTGGAAATTTAGCCTTTGTGGATACTTGGTTATCATCCACAGTGACCCCCAACATGCTGGTAAACATCTTCACCAAGAGTCAGATGATGTCTCTCTCTGAATGCATGGTacaattcttttcctttgcaatGAGTTTAACCACAGAATGTTTTCTCTTGGCAGCAATGGCGTATGATCGCTATGTAGCCATTTGCAAACCTTTACTTTATCCAGTGATTATGACCAATAAACTATGCATCCGGCTATTAGTCTTATCATTCCTAGGTGGCTTTCTTCATGCCAGTATTCATGTGGGTTTTTTATTCAGATTAACCTTCTGTAATTCTAACATAGTACATCACTTTTTCTGTGACATTATCCCTTTGTTAAAGATTTCTTGTATTGACTGTTCTATTAATTATCTCTTGGTTTATACTTTCGCTGGTTCAATTCAAGCGTTCACCATTCTGATTGTTCTTGTCTCTTATACATCTGTTCTCtttacaatcttaaaaaagaagtcaGTCAAAGGCATAAggaaagccttctccacctgtggaGCTCACCTCTTATCTGTGTTTTTATACTATGGCCCTCTTCTCTTCGTGTCTGTGCTCCCTGCATCTCTACAATCAAATGATCGAGACATGATAGACTCTCTATTTTACACTGTTATAATTCCTTTCTTAAATCCAATTATCTATAGCCTGAGAAATAAGCAAGTCATAAACTCATTGAAAAAAACATTGAAGCGAAAAATTTAG
- the LOC138386214 gene encoding olfactory receptor 5H8-like yields the protein MGNLGLITVILNDPHLHIPMYLFLGSLAFVDAWLSSTVTPNMLVNCFAKSQMMSLSECMVQFFSFGISATTECFLLAAMAYDRYVAICKPLLYPVIMTNALCIRLLVLSFVGGFFHALIHEVFLFRLTFHNSNIIHHFYCDIIPLLKISCTDPSINFLMLFILSGSIQVFTIVTVLISYTFVLITILKKKSAKGIRKAFSTCGAHLLSVSLYYGPLLFMYVRPASPQAGDQDMMESLFYTVIIPLLNPIIYSLRNKQVIESLKKTLKVNV from the coding sequence ATGGGGAACCTTGGTTTGATTACTGTCATCTTGAATGACCCTCACCTTCACATCCCCATGTACTTATTTCTTGGGAGTTTAGCCTTTGTGGATGCTTGGTTATCATCCACAGTGACCCCCAACATGCTGGTTAACTGCTTTGCCAAGAGTCAGATGATGTCTCTCTCTGAATGCAtggtacaatttttttcctttggaatcaGTGCAACCACAGAATGTTTTCTCTTGGCAGCAATGGCATATGATCGCTATGTAGCCATATGCAAACCTTTACTCTATCCAGTGATTATGACCAATGCACTATGCATCCGGCTATTAGTGTTGTCCTTTGTAGGTGGCTTTTTTCATGCCTTAATTCATGAAGTGTTTTTATTCAGATTAACCTTCCATAATTCTAACATAATACATCACTTTTATTGTGATATTATACCATTGCTAAAAATTTCCTGTACTGATCCTTCTATTAATTtcttaatgctttttattttgtctggTTCAATACAGGTATTTACCATTGTGACTGTTCTTATCTCTTATACATTTGTTCTCattacaatcttaaaaaagaaatctgccaAAGGCATAAGGAAAGCCTTCTCCACGTGTGGAGCTCATCTcttatctgtgtctttatacTATGGCCCTCTTCTCTTCATGTATGTGCGCCCTGCGTCTCCACAAGCAGGTGATCAAGATATGATGGAGTCTCTGTTTTACACTGTCATAATTCCCTTATTAAATCCAATTATCTACAGTCTGAGAAATAAGCAAGTCATAGAATCactgaaaaaaacattaaaggtAAATGTTTAG